One segment of Gordonia terrae DNA contains the following:
- a CDS encoding transporter: MGRVTGSWLSGPQIGPASGVENEYRGQDLGLPENGPGSLATGWPRVAGLLVDWLIAAGLALLFVGFYSPHLATTQLGVWFVMGIFAVTLFGFTPGQLVIGMRVARVDFGSERNTAEAAGEQSPAAVGIVRAFFRQLLMIFLVPALINDYNGRALHDRATGTALVRTR; the protein is encoded by the coding sequence ATGGGACGAGTCACGGGTTCCTGGCTGTCGGGACCGCAGATCGGTCCCGCGTCCGGCGTGGAGAACGAGTACCGAGGGCAAGATCTGGGCCTCCCGGAGAACGGGCCCGGGTCGCTGGCGACCGGCTGGCCGCGCGTCGCGGGTCTGCTCGTCGACTGGCTGATAGCCGCCGGACTCGCGCTGCTGTTCGTCGGGTTCTACTCGCCGCACCTCGCCACCACACAGCTCGGCGTGTGGTTCGTGATGGGCATCTTCGCGGTGACTCTGTTCGGGTTCACCCCGGGCCAACTCGTCATCGGGATGCGGGTCGCGCGAGTGGATTTCGGTTCCGAGCGCAACACCGCCGAGGCGGCCGGCGAGCAGAGCCCGGCGGCGGTCGGGATCGTCCGCGCCTTCTTCCGTCAGCTGCTGATGATCTTCCTGGTGCCGGCGCTGATCAACGACTACAACGGGCGCGCCCTGCACGACCGCGCCACCGGAACCGCGCTCGTCCGGACCCGCTGA
- a CDS encoding zinc-binding dehydrogenase, protein MKALVYHGPGRKSWEDVPNPVLQEPTDAIVRMEVTTICGTDLHILKGDVPAVTPGRILGHEGVGVVTEVGPGCERVRVGDRVIVSCVSKCGTCEFCRAGLTSHCQTVGGIGWIFGHLIDGTQAEFVRVPFADNGLIPLPEKVTPEQGTMLSDILPTGYEIGVLYGAVAEGDVVAVVGVGPVGLAAVMTASAAGASKVIAVDGNKFRLEQSREFGATDTIDVNAGGDVVAQLRELSRGGLGVDVAIEAVGVPATFGVALDSVRPGGHVANVGVHGESVTFPIERDWINNLTITTGLVNATTAPELLESIERGDIAPEKFITHRFTFDQFDEAYDTFGNAADEHALKVIIAAGD, encoded by the coding sequence ATGAAAGCTCTCGTGTATCACGGTCCCGGCCGCAAATCCTGGGAGGACGTTCCGAATCCTGTTCTGCAGGAACCGACGGATGCGATCGTCCGGATGGAGGTGACCACCATCTGCGGGACGGATCTGCACATACTCAAGGGCGACGTACCGGCGGTCACGCCGGGTCGGATTCTCGGTCACGAAGGCGTCGGCGTGGTCACCGAGGTCGGTCCGGGCTGCGAACGGGTTCGGGTCGGGGATCGCGTGATCGTGTCGTGCGTGAGCAAGTGCGGTACGTGCGAGTTCTGCCGAGCGGGTCTGACGTCGCATTGCCAGACGGTGGGTGGCATCGGCTGGATCTTCGGCCACCTCATCGACGGGACGCAGGCCGAATTCGTCCGGGTTCCGTTCGCCGACAACGGACTCATCCCGCTTCCGGAGAAGGTGACGCCGGAGCAGGGGACGATGCTCAGTGACATCCTGCCGACGGGTTACGAGATCGGGGTGCTCTACGGCGCGGTCGCGGAGGGCGACGTCGTCGCCGTCGTCGGGGTGGGGCCGGTGGGTCTGGCCGCCGTGATGACGGCCTCGGCCGCCGGTGCCTCCAAGGTGATCGCCGTGGACGGCAACAAGTTCCGGCTCGAGCAGTCCCGGGAGTTCGGCGCGACCGACACCATCGACGTGAATGCCGGCGGCGACGTCGTCGCCCAGCTCCGAGAACTCAGCCGGGGCGGACTCGGTGTGGACGTCGCGATCGAAGCTGTCGGAGTACCCGCGACGTTCGGCGTCGCGCTCGACTCGGTGCGTCCCGGCGGTCACGTCGCCAACGTGGGCGTGCACGGCGAGAGCGTGACGTTCCCGATCGAGCGGGACTGGATCAACAACCTCACGATCACCACGGGCCTGGTCAATGCCACCACGGCGCCCGAACTCCTGGAGAGCATCGAACGCGGCGACATCGCCCCGGAGAAGTTCATCACCCACCGGTTCACGTTCGATCAATTCGACGAAGCGTACGACACGTTCGGCAACGCTGCCGACGAGCACGCGCTCAAGGTGATCATCGCCGCCGGCGACTGA
- a CDS encoding heme oxygenase (biliverdin-producing): MTDLQNAGPQDADRPSAPERRSISERLRSATAVAHERAEHAPFIDDLMSGRLDTGEYQRLAIQLYFVYEALERVGADLAGDPVADAVLDPRLLRLQRLGADLASFGIDPSDTTPLPAVARYVAAIESTRTDPARYVAHHYTRYLGDLSGGQVVAHRMREHYGVDDAALSFYSFDEIDKLKRYKDAYRARLDALPLDADGIDRLVDEAIAAFDHNQAVFGELDGARAA, encoded by the coding sequence ATGACGGATCTGCAGAACGCCGGGCCCCAGGACGCCGACCGCCCGAGTGCGCCGGAGCGTCGGAGTATCTCCGAGCGATTGCGGTCGGCGACCGCGGTGGCGCACGAGCGCGCCGAACACGCTCCGTTCATCGACGACCTGATGTCGGGCCGGCTGGACACCGGCGAGTACCAGCGCCTCGCGATCCAGCTCTACTTCGTCTACGAGGCCCTCGAACGTGTCGGAGCCGACCTGGCGGGAGATCCCGTCGCCGATGCCGTGCTCGACCCGAGATTGCTGCGCCTGCAACGACTCGGTGCCGATCTCGCGTCCTTCGGCATCGACCCGTCCGACACGACGCCGTTGCCCGCGGTGGCGCGGTATGTGGCCGCGATCGAGTCCACCCGCACCGACCCGGCGCGGTATGTGGCCCACCACTACACGCGCTATCTCGGCGACCTCAGCGGCGGTCAGGTGGTGGCCCACCGCATGCGGGAGCACTACGGCGTCGACGACGCGGCACTGAGCTTCTACTCGTTCGACGAGATCGACAAGCTCAAGCGCTACAAGGACGCCTACCGGGCACGGCTCGACGCACTACCCCTCGACGCGGACGGAATCGATCGCCTCGTCGACGAGGCGATCGCGGCATTCGATCACAACCAAGCGGTGTTCGGCGAACTCGACGGCGCCCGGGCGGCCTGA
- the glnA gene encoding type I glutamate--ammonia ligase produces the protein MYSSKEELLEGIKKEGVEYVDIRFCDLPGVMQHFSIPASAFDEDVFEEGLAFDGSSVRGFQSINESDMMLLPDPATARIDPFRKAKTMNLSFFVHDPFTREAYSRDPRNVARKAEDYLASTGVADTCFFGAEAEFYIFDSVSFGSEMNGTFYEVESESGWWNTASPTDPDGSPNLGYKVRPKGGYFPVAPYDHYVDLRDEMSTNLTNSGFELERGHHEVGTAGQAEINYKFNTLLHAADDVQLFKYIIKNTAWQNGKSVTFMPKPLFGDNGSGMHAHQSLWKDGKPLFHDEAGYAGLSDLARYYIGGILHHAPSLLAFTNPTVNSYKRLVPGYEAPINLVYSQRNRSACVRIPITGNNPKAKRLEFRCPDSSGNPYLAFAAMMMAGLDGIKNKIEPHEPVDKDLYELPPEEAKSIPQAPTSLAAVIDRLEEDHEYLTAGGVFTEDLIETWIALKRENEIEPVQIRPHPYEFSLYYDC, from the coding sequence GTGTACAGCAGTAAAGAAGAACTACTCGAGGGCATCAAGAAGGAAGGTGTCGAGTACGTCGACATCCGATTCTGCGACCTGCCCGGTGTCATGCAGCACTTCTCGATCCCCGCGTCGGCCTTCGACGAGGACGTCTTCGAGGAGGGTCTGGCATTCGACGGCTCGTCGGTGCGTGGCTTCCAGTCGATCAACGAGTCGGACATGATGCTGCTGCCCGACCCGGCCACCGCGCGGATCGATCCGTTCCGCAAGGCCAAGACGATGAACCTCAGCTTCTTCGTCCACGACCCGTTCACGCGCGAGGCCTACAGCCGCGACCCGCGCAACGTCGCCCGCAAGGCCGAGGACTACCTCGCCTCGACCGGCGTCGCCGACACCTGCTTCTTCGGCGCCGAGGCCGAGTTCTACATCTTCGACTCGGTGTCCTTCGGCTCCGAGATGAACGGCACCTTCTACGAGGTCGAGTCCGAGTCCGGCTGGTGGAACACCGCCTCGCCGACCGACCCGGACGGCAGCCCGAACCTCGGCTACAAGGTCCGCCCGAAGGGTGGCTACTTCCCCGTCGCACCGTACGACCACTACGTCGACCTGCGCGACGAGATGTCGACTAACCTGACCAACTCGGGCTTCGAGCTCGAGCGCGGCCACCACGAGGTCGGCACCGCGGGCCAGGCCGAGATCAACTACAAGTTCAACACGCTGCTCCACGCAGCCGATGACGTGCAGCTGTTCAAGTACATCATCAAGAACACCGCGTGGCAGAACGGCAAGTCGGTCACCTTCATGCCGAAGCCGCTCTTCGGTGACAACGGCTCGGGCATGCACGCCCACCAGTCCCTGTGGAAGGACGGCAAGCCGCTGTTCCACGACGAGGCCGGCTACGCGGGCCTGTCGGACCTGGCGCGCTACTACATCGGCGGCATCCTGCACCACGCGCCGTCGCTGCTGGCCTTCACCAACCCGACGGTCAACTCCTACAAGCGTCTGGTGCCGGGCTACGAGGCCCCGATCAACCTGGTCTACAGCCAGCGCAACCGGTCGGCCTGCGTGCGTATCCCGATCACCGGCAACAACCCGAAGGCCAAGCGCCTCGAGTTCCGTTGCCCGGACAGCTCGGGCAACCCGTACCTGGCGTTCGCCGCGATGATGATGGCCGGCCTGGACGGCATCAAGAACAAGATCGAGCCGCACGAGCCCGTCGACAAGGACCTCTACGAGCTCCCGCCGGAGGAGGCGAAGAGCATCCCGCAGGCTCCGACCTCGCTGGCCGCGGTCATCGACCGCCTCGAAGAGGATCACGAATACCTCACCGCCGGTGGCGTGTTCACCGAGGACCTCATCGAGACCTGGATCGCGCTCAAGCGCGAGAACGAGATCGAGCCGGTGCAGATCCGTCCGCACCCGTACGAGTTCTCGCTGTACTACGACTGCTGA
- the lipA gene encoding lipoyl synthase → MTASPLTPGPGAPDATPTASAPAPQTPSPAPEGRKLLRLEVRNAQTPIERKPEWIRTRATMGPEFTELKGLVKREGLHTVCEEAGCPNIYECWEDREATFLIGGEQCTRRCDFCQIDTGKPSALDRDEPRRVAESVQAMGLRYSTITGVARDDLPDEGAWLYAETVRAIHRLNPGTGVENLIPDFHAKPDLLAEVFDARPEVLAHNLETVPRIFKRIRPAFRYERSLEVLTAARDFGLVTKSNLILGMGETPQEVQSAIVDLHEAGCDILTITQYLRPSPRHHPVERWVKPEEFVDHSEFAQEVGFAGVMAGPLVRSSYRAGRLYAQAMAHHGREISPALAHLAAEGSASQEASSLMARLAR, encoded by the coding sequence GTGACCGCGTCCCCCCTCACCCCCGGACCCGGTGCCCCCGACGCCACACCCACGGCATCGGCACCCGCACCCCAGACTCCGAGCCCCGCCCCCGAAGGCCGCAAACTCCTGCGCCTCGAGGTGCGCAACGCCCAGACCCCCATCGAACGCAAACCGGAGTGGATCCGGACCCGCGCGACGATGGGCCCGGAGTTCACCGAACTCAAGGGCCTGGTCAAGCGTGAAGGCCTGCACACCGTCTGCGAAGAAGCCGGCTGCCCCAACATCTACGAGTGCTGGGAAGACCGCGAGGCGACCTTCCTCATCGGCGGCGAGCAGTGCACCCGCCGCTGCGACTTCTGCCAGATCGACACCGGCAAGCCGTCGGCCCTCGACCGCGACGAACCCCGTCGTGTCGCCGAGAGCGTGCAGGCGATGGGTCTGCGCTACTCCACCATCACCGGCGTCGCCCGCGACGACCTGCCCGACGAGGGCGCCTGGCTCTATGCCGAGACCGTCCGCGCGATCCACCGCCTCAACCCCGGCACCGGTGTGGAGAACCTGATCCCGGACTTCCACGCCAAGCCCGACCTGCTGGCGGAGGTCTTCGACGCCCGCCCCGAGGTGCTCGCGCACAACCTCGAGACCGTGCCGCGCATCTTCAAGCGCATCCGGCCGGCGTTCCGCTACGAGCGGTCTCTCGAAGTGCTCACCGCTGCACGCGATTTCGGTCTGGTGACGAAATCGAACCTCATCCTGGGCATGGGCGAGACCCCGCAGGAGGTGCAGTCGGCGATCGTGGATCTGCACGAGGCCGGCTGCGACATCCTGACCATCACGCAGTACCTACGGCCCTCGCCGCGGCATCATCCGGTCGAGCGCTGGGTCAAGCCCGAGGAGTTCGTCGACCACTCGGAGTTCGCGCAGGAAGTCGGTTTCGCCGGCGTCATGGCGGGTCCGCTGGTGCGTTCGTCGTACCGGGCCGGGCGTCTGTACGCGCAGGCGATGGCCCACCACGGCCGCGAGATCTCGCCGGCACTGGCCCACCTGGCAGCCGAGGGATCGGCCAGCCAGGAGGCCTCCAGCCTGATGGCCCGCCTCGCCCGCTGA
- a CDS encoding DUF4191 domain-containing protein, which yields MAKAQVSKEVKAEKKKARKAASKERRQQLWQAFQMQRKEDKRLIPYMVGVIVLSIAVFTALGFVLGSPWLLIPLGVVLGILGAFILFGRRVQKNVYTKAEGQPGAAGWALGNMRGQWRVKQAVAGTSQLDAVHRVIGKPGVILVGEGSPTRIKSLLGQEKKKVARVVGDTPIYEIMVGNDDGQIPLSKLERHLNKLPSNIDRKRMETLEGRLSALGSKAPGPGMPKGPLPANAKMRSMQRTARRRG from the coding sequence ATGGCAAAGGCGCAGGTGAGCAAAGAGGTCAAGGCCGAGAAGAAGAAGGCCCGTAAGGCGGCATCGAAGGAACGGCGCCAACAGCTGTGGCAGGCCTTCCAGATGCAGCGCAAGGAAGACAAACGACTCATCCCCTACATGGTGGGCGTGATCGTCCTGTCGATCGCTGTCTTCACCGCGCTCGGGTTCGTCCTTGGCTCGCCGTGGCTGCTGATCCCGCTCGGCGTGGTGCTGGGCATATTGGGTGCGTTCATCCTGTTCGGCCGCCGGGTCCAGAAGAACGTCTACACCAAGGCCGAGGGACAGCCGGGCGCCGCGGGGTGGGCCCTGGGTAACATGCGCGGGCAGTGGCGGGTCAAGCAGGCCGTCGCCGGGACGTCTCAGCTCGACGCCGTGCACCGCGTCATCGGCAAGCCGGGTGTGATCCTCGTCGGCGAGGGCTCGCCCACGCGCATCAAGTCGCTGCTCGGCCAGGAGAAGAAGAAGGTCGCGCGCGTCGTCGGCGACACCCCGATCTACGAGATCATGGTGGGCAACGACGACGGTCAGATCCCGCTGTCGAAGCTCGAACGGCATCTCAACAAGCTGCCCAGCAACATCGACCGCAAGCGGATGGAGACCCTCGAGGGTCGGCTGTCCGCCCTCGGCAGCAAGGCTCCCGGCCCCGGCATGCCGAAGGGGCCGCTCCCCGCGAACGCCAAGATGCGCAGCATGCAACGGACGGCGCGCCGCCGCGGCTGA